From Ciconia boyciana chromosome 18, ASM3463844v1, whole genome shotgun sequence:
CTCACGGGGGGCAGTGAGCCCTTTGCCAGTTTTGAGCATGGGCACGATGGCAGCAGGGTCaggccagcagctctggggagggTTTCACGCTggaaatagtgattttttttttttttttttttttttccaattttcacTTCTGATTTCCTTTTTGGAAGAGCGAGGCTCTGTGCACTTTTTTTGCCCCATGTTTTTGGTAGAACTCACAGCAAAGACACTGGGAAGGAGCCGAGGGGTCTTGTGTgcccctgctgcaccccagccccaaTTGCTGGGGCAGATGGACACCCCCAaccctgcagcatccccacccctgtcctgccccatcccttccTCAAAGCATCCTTCCCCCCTGCAGGCGTGACGCCCAAATCGGGGCACTCCCCCATCCTGAAGTGCCCCACGGATTTCCCCCTGATCCTCTGGCACCCCTACGCCCGGCACTATTACTTCTGCGTGATGACGGGCAAGGAGCAGGAGAAGTGGCGGGCGGTTTTCCAGGACTGCGTGCGGCACTGCAACAACGGTGAGCGATGCTGGGGGGACCGAcacgggggctgcggggtggggaGAGCATCGTCCTCCTGCTCTGAAGAGGCTGTTGGGGACCCCGCGgtggttgggttgggttttgggCTAAAGGGGATGATTTGAGGGTCAAGAGGAGGAATTGGCTGGGAGTTGTTGAGCATCATTGAGTATCTCATCCTCTCCCCAAGCAAGGGTGGGGAGCGGGAGGGATCCGGCTGCCTGGTGCATCCCTGTGCCCGGCTTCATCCACCGCCCATAAGGAACATGATGGCTGCACCAGGGCAGGCAGCATTTGCAGGAGCCAGCACAGAGCCTGGCTCAAGAGACGCCCTGATGCCTATTTTCCACCCCGaggcagaaaatatttggtAATTAGAGTCATCAAAACTCCCAGCCCCACCGTCCTGCTCCTCGCCCCATCGGCACCTCCCGGGCTCCAGCGAGCGAGGGCAGCCAGGCTGTGGGCAGAGGGGGTGCGGGGCTGCGAAGGGCCGGGGCGGAGGCAGGACCTGCCTCCCATGTCAGCGATACTCTGGCAGGAAAACACGATTTTCCTGCTTGGCTGTGGCCTGTGTGCTCCTGGGCTGAGACCCAGGTCTCGGTGGTGCCTTGGATGGTGAGAATTttcctggggaaggaggtgccAGTGCTGAAACCTGCTCAAAATCGGGTCTTTTAGTGGGCAAAGAGCGATGCTGCCTATTTTTTTAGTGCTGCTTTCACTTCTGGGAGCTGCGTGTAGCGCCAGTTTTGCTAGAGCTGCTGTTTAGGGAACAGAGCGATGGGGTTGGATCCAGAGCCCGGGTTTCAGTAGGGGTTTCCATCCTCCCACGTTAGATTAAATCTGAAAGCTttgctctttcccttccttttggTGCTCCTCACCGCAAAACACATCCATGTGCTGTTGGTGAGCTGGGGACATCTGAGCTCATTGGGATGAGCATGTCCCCGCAGCCCGCCCAGGGCCTGGGCTCCTTTGGGGGGAGCTGGGTGCGGTGACCCCCCCAGCCGTTCATCGCCCCGGGATGCTGCGGGAGCATCACTGCTGCGGGCAGTTCCGCACCCCAGGACCCCTGTGCTTGCTGGCTGGACCCACAAAGCCGGGGCACTGTGAGCAAAACCAGCTCCTAATAAAAGAGGAATCAACCTCTCATACTAACAAAGagctaattaattaatttatttatctttaattcccccccccggtggctgggtgctgctgcaggagagaggagagatgtGAGCCCTCCACCATCCCCACTgccagccagggctgtgccaTTAaatcctctcctccctctcctcctcctcagcatgtgatgaaaaaaatgtacaggGGTGCGCAGCGGCCCGGGGAAGGCTCAGCGCTGGCAGGGTTCTTCATTCCTGCAGCCTGGGCTTCTCTGTGAGATGGTTCTTCCCTCCCGAGCTCCATTTCTGCCCCTCGCTGCTCCTGTGAGGTCCGAGATACTGTTTCAAATCCCATGAAAGCACTTTTGTTGTTGtccagcaatttttttttttttcccctaaattaGAGGCTCTGTTTCTGCCACCGGGTGTGATTAGTGTGGGAATTTTCACCTCCCTTTTTAAGGCTGTATTTTTGTAACACCAGCTCCTCTGTAAGGCCCAGGGATGTGCAACATCGTTCCTCACACAGGAGGTGTCCAGCCTGGCTTCCCCGGAGTCTGGGTGCCCTTGGCCACTCCGAGATGGCCGCTTGCCCTGCATGGTGACacgaggggctggagcagctcccaCCCCGCTGGCTTTTGCCCCTTAGTGCGGGCAGGCTGCGCCgctcagctgtgttttgggCAAAAAGCGGCTTCAAACTCAGATTTCTTCTTCAGGACTGTTCCCCCCCTGTGCTGTGAGCAGGGTGGACTTTGAAAGAGTCGAGGTGTAGCATCACTCTCTGGTGTTGGGTACTCCTATCCCGCGGTGCACCGTCACCCCCGAAGCCTTTCCAGGATAGGGTCCAGGCTTGGGCGGTTGCTTCCCATCCCAATAAAGCGAGCTCAGATCAATGCTTAATTAGCCATATATTAATGAAGCAAACACATTAAATTTGCCCTGTGAAGTGGCACGGTGGCTTCCTGCAACCAGCCCTGTCTGCTTGTCCCTGGGCAGGAcgcagggctggggacgggTCCCCGCAGCCGGagcccgctgccccccgggcTTGGCCAGGGACCAGTGACCCTGGTGGGGCAGGTCCAGGTGGCTTCTTGGAGGGCGaatcctgccctgctctctgcctgaTTTGGAGGATGAGGTTTGGCCATAGCAGCTCTGGCAGGGGACTGGAGCCTGTACCAGGCTGTCCCAGCCGGGAGGTGATGCTGAGCTGCAAGGAGCCGTGGATGGAGAAGCCCTGGCCCCTGAAagctcagccctgccctggctcccgCTCCCACCGAGCACTGAGAAAGGGTCAGACTTCactttctcagtgtttttttttcccctgtatgtTAAGCTGCCCCTTAGGAAAAGCTGCTTAGGCTTGGAGTTAAACGTAATCATCTTACAAAAATCTGTGTGCGTTGGAAAAGATCCACTCGCTACCCCGGGCTGTCCCTCGTGGGAAGGGAGAGACCACCCCGGCTGCATCTCCCCGGGACACCGGCTTGCCGGGCGGTGCAGGGACGTGCCGTGACCCTCGCTGTCATCGCTGCGGGATGCTCTCGGGGAGCAGGGTGGCTCTGCCGGGGGCCCCTTTGCCCTGGGGCACAGCCACCACCAGCCACCCTGGGCTCGGTCCCATCCTAGCGCCCTCCTGCCAGAGGGGtgtccgtctgtctgtctgtctgctgcccccatctcctcctcctcctcctggaaCGTGGCCGTGGGCTCCCAGCATCTTGCCCCTCCTCCTGATGGGTGCTGTGGGAGGGTGGGGGTGCTGTCGGAGCCCCCCTCGAGCCTGTGGCCCCACAAGCCGTGCTGCAGTGACTCATGGCAGGGACATCTCGGGGGCAGCTGAGCCGGCCGGAGCCCAGCGTGCCTCCGCAGGGCTGGCTCGGGGCTGGGGCCCCGACTCATCGCCGAGGCCTCTCGGCCGctttcctgcctgcctgcagggcccccccttcctccagccccccagctgccccgtCCTGCGGTGCTGGTGGGCTCGCTGGGCCCCGTGCAGCATCGGGGGTCACTGAgcccccccatcctgctgagcccctgctgtgccagcagggCTCGCCGAGCTCGCAGGTCCCCGTGCACCATCGGGGCTTGCTGcccccctgctcctgctgtgccaCGGGGGCTCGCTGAGTCCCGGGGTCCCCATGCACCATCGGGGGTCACTGAGACCCCCGTCCTGCCGAGTCCCTGCTCCTGggtgcctgcctgcccttggTCCGGCTCTGGAGGGGGTCAGGCTGTGGACAGAGTGGGAGCCCCCCAGCCACTGGGGTGTGTGGGAGACTGCTGCCCCCCGCCAGTTAGAGACAGGGGCTTGGGATGGGATCCCCCATCCTGGTGACAGCCCTGGGCTCCTTGCATGGGTCCGAGGGTGTGGGGCATGTGAAGGACCCCCTGCAAAGATGGGCTGGGGTGCTGCAAGCAGCTGGGCTGCCCCTCGCTCCCCATGCTGGgctgctcactcccccccaccccaccccctccccagggatCTCCGAGGACTCCAAAGTGGAGGCTCCAGCCTTCACGGACGCCGTCCGCATGTACCGCCAGTCGAAGGAGCAGTACGGCACCTGGGACATGCTGTGCGGCAACGAAACCCAGGTGAGGACCTGTCCcccccaggctggggtgggggcGTGCGGGCTGAGCAGGGTCCCCAAAGCCTCCTGCCTTCGcaggtcctgagcaacctggtgaTGGAGGAGCTGCTCCCCGAGCTGAGGACCACCATCGGCCCCCGGCTGAAGGGCAAGGCTCAGGAGCGCCAGCGGACCTGGATCCaggtgcggggctggggctgccgggggggtcATCGTCGCCTGCCctccccctgcctgcactgcctctGCTTTGGGGGCCGCCCTGCCGCCTCCCTTCCCCGCCAGTGCCCACCGGCTTTCCTGCCCGTGCCACCTCCCGCATCGGCCCCTCTCCCGGCCCCCGCCAAAGAAGCCGTCCTTGTGCTCCACTGGGGCTTTTTACAGCTCCTTGCTGTGCCCCCGCgagcagccctgcccagccctgcctgcgcggCGTCCCTGGGGTGAGGGAAGCAAACAGGAGGAAGCCCAGCCCTGGAGCGAAGCCCGTCCGGCTATATTTAGCGAGCCATTTTTAGAGCAGCACAGGCTAAATCCAGCCCAAACCCTTGCAAAAGACCGAGGGCTCTTCAAAACTGCCTGTTAAAACCTTAAAAGCCAATAGATAATTACCCCAGGCTCATAACGTGCCACTAGTGCAGCctaaaaatgcacaaatgctgctttttcagtaGCTGCGGTCTTAGTTGCAAAGCTGGGAATCCcgagggagggagcgggggatggctctgcctcctgccGGCCCCGAAATCACGGTGTTTGGCTGCAAAGTGAGCGTGAAGCCTCAGCGAGCAAGGAGCCTTGGCTCCTGAGATCCCAGGCAGGttgagcagggcagggcacagGTTTCAAACAGGGTCAGGGGCTCTCCTGCCCAGATTGCCAGCATCCCTGGACCACCAGCGTCCCTGGACCACCAGCTTCCCTGGACCACCAGCTTCCTTGCACCACCAGCTTCCCTGGACCACCAGCTTCTCTGGACCACCAGCTTCCTTGCACCACCAGCTTCCCTGGACCACCAGCTTCCCTGGACCACCAGCCTGGACCTGCCTAGGGCACGTTGGCTGACAGAGGCAGCGCTCAGCTCTGTGCCCCTTGGGCACCGCTTCGAAGCACCTTCTGCACCGTGGGGCTTCATCTCACCCAGCTGGGGGGTCCCTGATGTGGAAAACCTACTGCCAGGCTGTGAGGAGGGGTCCGGTCAGGGCACGGGCGAAGGCTCGGCAGGTCCTGCAGGCATCTGGTGCTGGAGGCGATGGTTAGCGGGGGCAGCAGGAGGTGTGGGGGGGAGCTGACCACCCCATCTCTCTCTCGCCAGATCTCGGATGCCATCTATAGGATGGTCTATGAGCAGACCAAGGCCCAGTACGATGCAGCGATGGCCAAGTGTGAACAGGAGCGGCCCCAGATGGAGAGCACCATCCGCACGGACATGGACCAGATCATCACTTCGAAGGAGCACTTGGCCAGCAAGATCCGAGGTACAGCCCCGCGGGGAGACACGCGGACACGGATGTGTGTAGCTGTGTCTGTGACCGGCTCCTGCTGTGGCATCACCACTGTTTCACCAAGCTGTGGCTGTTCCTGGGGTGCAGCATGGCtcctggggagccctggggagatGCCAGCAGCCGCAGTGGCCAGGGTGCACATCCTCATTGGCATTGTCCCAGGAGGTGGGGGACAAGGTGGGCAGTGACCCCCCATCAAGGCAGGGGGAGGAATGGGTTCAACACAGACCACGGCCCCCTTGCAAGAACGCCTTGCATTGTCCTGCAAGTCTGGGAGACCTCTCCTGAAGGGGtctggggagaggggcaggtCCCCCTCCCTAGGGTGGGTTTATGGCCTGatttgcagagctggaagggcaGAGGAGGACCCTCACCCTGCTCTCTGCCCAGCATTCGTCCTCCCCAAAGCGGAGGTCTGCGTCCGTAATCACGTCCAGCCCTACATCTCCTCCATCCTGGAGGCCCTGATGACCCCCACAAGCCAGGGCTTTGCTGAGGTGCGGGAGGTGTTCTTCAAGGAGGTGACAGACATGAACATGAACATCGTCAACGAGGGTGgcctggagaagctggtggaGGTGAGACCTGGCGATGCTCCTTGCTGGCTGGCGGGCTTGGGAGTGGTAGTGCCGGTCCTGCTGCCGTCCCTGGTGCGGATGGCACTGGGGCACCCTGGGCTGAAGGACCCTGGGCTGACCATGGGGATGAAGCCCATGTGGTGGTGCAGGCTGCTTGGTGTGGGGTGGCATATCCCAGCCCTGAGTGCGCAGAGAGGCTGTCCTGCCCTGCTGAGCTCGGCTTTATCCCCAGTACATGGAGAAGCTTTCCCACCTGGCCTTCCACCCCGTCAAGATGCAGTCGTGCTATGAGAAGATGGACCAGCTGAAATTGGAAGGCCTTCAGCAGCGATTCGATGTCTCCAGCACGTCCGTCTTCAAGCAGAGGGCCCAGATCCACATGAGACAGGTGGGACAGGGACCGGAGTCCTCCTATGTCCCCCCGGGCTGAGTGCAGATGGCTGGGGAGCGGAGGCAGAGCGGGGAAGCCAGGCTGGTCCTACCCAGGCAGGGATTTGGCCGGGATGTCTGTCCCGTCACCTTCATGCAGCTGGCACCCAGCTAAGGGTGTGTGATGGATCTGGCCATCCCCTTTGGTCTGGAGccaagcagggagggagcccaTGGGTGGGAAGCAGCATGGGGCACCCTTCCAACGTGGCCTCAGCACCCAGGCTTTGGCATCACGGCACAGCTGCCCCTTTGCCACCGAGCCCGCTGGCACCAGCAAGGCCAGTAGCCCAATTACAGGGTCCGATCCAGCCAAATCTGGAGCGGGGTGTAGAAGGGGGGGGGTGCAAACCAGCTTTGGGCACCCTCCACCCGCAGCATCCTTGGTCCTCGGGGGGGAGTCTGTGGATGCCATGCTGGGATGCCAGGGACCTTGCCGGTGTGAAGGCTCATCTTGGTGTGGCAGTGCCCCAAAAGAGCCCCCTGCCCATCCCCGTCGTTGGTCCCTTTGGGTGCCCGCCCCCGGTGCTGACCGTCTGCCTCTGCTCACAGCAAATGGACGATGCCGTGTACACGTTCGAGACGCTGCTCCATCAGGAGCTGGGGAAGCTGCAGGGCAAAGATGACTTGTGCAAGTCCATCCAGCGCATCCTCGAGAGGGTGCTCAAGGTGAGGGGTAGTGGGTCGGGGCCTTTGGTGGCCTTCAGTGGCCTTGTTCCAAGGGCCAGCAGCCCAGGAAAGAGGCCAGGAGCGACCTTAACAATTTTAACAGAAGTCTTTGGGGAAATACTTCTGTATATTGAGATTTTCGTGCATTTTCCTGGGATGTGAGTGGGAAGTCCCCTGGAGGAGCCAGGTCCCCTCTGACCACATGCATCACTGTAAAAGCCACCCAGGGTTCAGACTGGCCCAAAAACCCTTCTGCAGACAGCGATGGAGGAGCTGGCTCCTATCCAGGCTCAGGCACCTTGGGAACCAGCTGGAGAGAAGGATGCGAGGCACGGAGGAACCTGCTCACGCCCGTGCACATGGGTTGGGGGTTGCAAACCACAGGGGCTTGTGCCCACGGCCGGGGAGCTGCCAGCCCACAGCCCTCGTTGACCCGGGGCTGCCCTCTCGCTTGCCCTGCAGAAATACGACTACGACAGCAGCACCGTGCGGAAGAAGTTCTTCAGGGAGGCCCTGCTGCAGATCACCATCCCCTTCCTGCTGAAAAAGCTGGCGCCGACCTGCAAGGGGGTAAGGGGCTAcagtttggggctggggggaggacCATCCCTCtgtggaggggctggagcttCCTCCCTCCCGTCCCCACGGGCTGAGCGACCTCTCCCCCCGCGGCAGGAGTTAGCCAAGTTTCAGGAGCTGATCTTTGAGGACTTTGCCAGCTTCATCCTGGTGGAGAACACTTATGAGGAGGTCGTGCTGCAGTCGGTGATGAAAGACATCATGCAAGGTAGGGAGCCTGGCCCCGCTCAGCTCTGAGCCCCAGGGGGGctccagcaccctggggtgggtgctgggtgctgggtgcaagTGAGTGGAAGCTGAGCCTGGGCTCAGCAGCACCTGGAGGGCCcatgctgggtgctggggaccatAGGAGGAGGGGGTGACCCcgagcagggtgctgggggctgtaTGAGGAGGGGTGACCCTGAgaagggtgctgggggctgtaTGAGGAGAGGGTGACCctgtgcagggtgctggggaccgTAGGAGGGGGTGACCCcatgcagggtgctgggggctaTATGAGGAGGGGTGACCCCGTGCAGGGTGCTGTACGAGGAGATGGTGACcccaggcagggtgctgggggctgtaCAAGGAAGGGGTGACCCTGTGCAGGGGGCTGTATGAAGAGGGGTGACCCCATGCAGGGTGTTGGGGCTGTACCAGGAGCAGCTTTCCCACCTGGCCTTCCTGCTGGCCGGGCTGAGCGGTGGGTGGGATGCTGAGCCCTCTGCCCGGCTCCAGACATCTCTCCCTGCACCCTACACCCAAGGGGGCGGCTGGGAGAGGTGCCCAAGCCACGCGGGTGCTGCCCCGTGCCCGCAGCCCATCTGATGGCTCTCTCGGTGCCCCAGCTGTGAAGGAGGCGGCCGTGCAGCGGAAGCACAACCTGTACCGCGACAGCATGGTCATGCACAACAGCGATCCCAACCTGCACCTCCTGGGCGAGGGCATCCCCATCGACTGGGGTGAGGAGTACAGCGGGCAGCCCGAGGCCGAGCCGGCTGCCGACAAGCGCCGCAGAGCCAAGCAAGTGGTGTCGGTGATCCAAGACGATGAGGGGGTCCTGCCCTACGAGGTGGGCGCCGAGGCgttgctgcagcccagctccccagaGCCGCAGGAGCCGGAGGAGCCGGACCCTGGGGCACCGCCGAGCTCCCCGGATGGCGTGGAGGGGATCCGTGAGGCGCTGGCAAAGGAGAGCCTCGGGGACGGTGTTGCGGCGGAGGAGCGGCTGACGAATGGTACCGACGCCACGCAGGAGAGCGGTGCCACCGAGGAGGTGGCGGTGGTGGCAGGGTCTGTCCCAGGGGATGCCCCCCCTCAAGGTCCATCCAGTGAGGGGGACGGGGTGCACCGTGCCACACCGGCATCGCCTGCGCCTGGAGCTGAAGTCCCATCTGGGGCTGGGGTGCAACACGCCGCACCAGCATCACCCATGCCGGCATCACCCGTGCCCAGAGCCGATGTCCCATCAGGGGCCAGCGTGCAACACGCCACATCGGCATCACCCAAACCCAGAGCTGATGTCCCATCGGAGGCCAGGGTGCCCCACGCCACACCAGCATCACCCGCACCCGGAGCCGAGACGCCATCACCATCACCGTCTGCCGGGACGGCTTGCCGCCAGCCCAGTGACAAGGAGACGGGTGAGGAGGTGGCCGCCCCGGGCGGTGAGCGCAGCCCCCCGCAGCCTGCGGGCACGATGGAGAGCGGCGAGGCGGTGCAGACTGAGTTCTAGCCCCGGGCCGTCCCCTGCCATGGACTGGCCCCGGTGACTCCGGGGGTTGGGGTAGGGGGAATAGGACCCGCTGCGCTGCCGGGGATGGAGAGCAGTGCCGCgggagagggaggggatgggaaacACCGAGACCTTATTGCCtagccgggggggtccccgctgcTGCGCGGGGCTGGCCACAGCCAAGTGGTCCTAACTGGGTCGGACTGGGGGAGGccctggcccggcccggggcaCCCCCTGCACTCTGCTCTGTCCTTCTTCTGCCTTATTGTCTTCTTTTCTACTGAAGAGATGCTTCACCCGCACCCCCCAGCACggctccctggggtgctggggggctggcaCGAGCCCCGCTGTGGATGGGTGTGCGGGGTGCTTccggctgccccagcccggggggTTTCCCGGGAGCCTGCCCACCGCCATCCCACCCAGCCAGCTCCGGGagtgccagcaggagcaggggacacaggggatgATGGAAAAACGCGACGGCAGCCACGGGCACGGCGGGGATACAGCAGTACCGGGTGGCTCAAACCGCTGCCGATGGGGCGAGAGCTGGGACAGGCACGGGCTCCCGGCACCCAGCGCCCACCCCCAGCCACCCTCCCCCTGGGGTCTTCTACCAGCTATTTAAGTCCAAAGTAAAAACTGAGAGGGGAAGGTGACACTCACGGTGTCTCCAGCTTTGCCTGGCGGGACTGGGCTGCCTCTGGGCTCAGGCTTGCCATGCCGCGGAGGGATCCCAGCTCTTGCCCTCCGGAACTCCCCAGCACCACACACGGATGATTTCTCCGGCTCTCGGGCTTTGCAGGTTTTGGCACCTGCGGTGATGGTCGAGCAAAGAGCTGGTGCCTCAGCAGCGGTTTGCTGgcacccccagcagccctgcccgccgtggggagggggacagggctggcgCAGCCCCCACGCAGAGATGCTGAaagctgctgggggctggcaggactCATGAGCGTGAGACACGTGTGTgcgcgcgcgtgtgtgtgtgcacagcgCAGGGACCAGCACCCCGACACTCACCTGTATTTTAGGTGCCGCTGTTTCTGCCTCTGAAGGGGGGTGCCCAGCCTAACCCACTCGGGGAGGCCCCCCAAAGTGCCTTGCTTTGGGAACTTAAAACCTGTCTCTTCCAGGatattttattaagaaagttatacaaatgtttaaaaatatgcttataataattaataaaacagaaaagctttatttaaagcCAGAGGAGAGTGTCCTTATTCCTGAACTGCCcccctggggctgtgctggaggggaagggctggggatCCCCACTCCCACTGTCAGGGGGGGTGCCACATCCTGAGACCACCCAGCAGCAACACGAGCCAGGAGCCGAACGGCTGAGATGATTTTATTAAAAGGGGTGTCCTGAGGAAGCAGCAAGAGGCAcccgcagcagcagcttcccctCGGCACGGCCACACCGATGGCTCGGCGGCTGCTCCGACCCCATCCCTGAAGCGCTGTGCAGGagggggggcaagggggggggcagcaggacCCCCGTTACCCCAGAAGGCACTGTGTGAAGAGGGGCTTGGtgcagggcagctctgggcaggagggcaggggtgcctgtccccagcatgtccccttccccagcacatcATTGGACCATTCCCGTTCCAGCCAGGATGAACCCCCGAAAAAAgtgtggggggggaaggaaatgCCCAGCACCCCCCCCCGCCGTCATCACCCGGCCACAGCTCCCTGAGAGCCAGGGGACAGCCACCAGCTGAGGATGGTGGCGGTGGCAGCGTGCTGGCCATggggctccccctccccagcgtCTCCCCACCTGAGTCGGGCCAGCACCGAGGGTCCCCGCAGCAagtccctggggtgctgcacCCCGCACAGCAAGGACAGACCCAGCAGAAGTGACAGCAGCTATTCCAGACAAAGTAGCAGGAGGTGTGGAGCACATCACCCACCATCCCGGGGGGTGCCTAGCCCCGACCGAGCAGGGGGTACACCACGAAATAGCCCAGCGTGGAGCCCGCGATGGCCCCAAGGAAGATCCAGGCGTTGTAGGACATGACGGCCAGCATCACCATGTAGCCCAGCACCACCTGCACCACGTGGAACAGCGTCTGGCCGATGTGGTACTGAAACCACCTGCGGAAGAAGATGGGAAACCCCATCAGcaaggggctggggcagccggcATCTCCCCCCCGCCAGCATCCCGGAGCAGCCAGAGATGGgtctggggagcagggagaggaatgggggctgcaaacagcagtgcagggggaaaTCCCGCTCCGAAGGAACAGGGAAGATATTATTAAGAGGTTGGCAGTAAGAGCAGCCTCAGGCATGGTCTGGGATtaaatacaagaggaaaaacCCAGGGCTTGGCTCCGATGGCTTATGCTGGGAAGGAAACACCTGGGCCAGCCTTGCTGAGGTGCCTGAGCCGCTGCTCGCGCCCACCACAAGGACCCTCCTGCACCCGCGGTGGCTCCTGGGGGAATGTGAGCATTTAAGACAGCAGAAAAACGCCCTGGACATCTCCCAAAGTACCTGGAGAGGCCGGGATGCCCCCGGGGCCACCTCCCGAGGCTGTACACATACCCCTTCCTGGGAGCCTATTACTCCACCGCTGCCTCTTTACAGCCTTTCTCCCCTCCCGTGCTGGCCCGGGCGCCACGCACCCGTCCCCGAGCACCCCCACGGCCCCACCGGCCGGGTCCCACGGGGGCCCTGCGGTACCTGCCCTGCGTGGGGCCGGTGCCCCCCTCCTCCGGCTCCGCCAGCGACTCCCAGCTGAGGCTGcggggcagagccagcagcgCCCGCCGCAGCAGCACGGCCTTGCCCATCTTGACGGCTTCATAAAGCATCGACAGCAGCAGGATCACCAGCACCGAGAGCACCATCCCTGC
This genomic window contains:
- the NIBAN2 gene encoding protein Niban 2 codes for the protein MGDVVSTHLDEGRRQHIAEKTGKVLGEFCRFYKEQYGVALFNSVRYEIEGNGGPQAQLLHRKVPLEDHVIYSGNLFQYIEENKKWRNRFCVVPHNYGLVLYENKLAYERDLPPRVLVNSAGYKILTSVDQYLELVNSSLPGVTPKSGHSPILKCPTDFPLILWHPYARHYYFCVMTGKEQEKWRAVFQDCVRHCNNGISEDSKVEAPAFTDAVRMYRQSKEQYGTWDMLCGNETQVLSNLVMEELLPELRTTIGPRLKGKAQERQRTWIQISDAIYRMVYEQTKAQYDAAMAKCEQERPQMESTIRTDMDQIITSKEHLASKIRAFVLPKAEVCVRNHVQPYISSILEALMTPTSQGFAEVREVFFKEVTDMNMNIVNEGGLEKLVEYMEKLSHLAFHPVKMQSCYEKMDQLKLEGLQQRFDVSSTSVFKQRAQIHMRQQMDDAVYTFETLLHQELGKLQGKDDLCKSIQRILERVLKKYDYDSSTVRKKFFREALLQITIPFLLKKLAPTCKGELAKFQELIFEDFASFILVENTYEEVVLQSVMKDIMQAVKEAAVQRKHNLYRDSMVMHNSDPNLHLLGEGIPIDWGEEYSGQPEAEPAADKRRRAKQVVSVIQDDEGVLPYEVGAEALLQPSSPEPQEPEEPDPGAPPSSPDGVEGIREALAKESLGDGVAAEERLTNGTDATQESGATEEVAVVAGSVPGDAPPQGPSSEGDGVHRATPASPAPGAEVPSGAGVQHAAPASPMPASPVPRADVPSGASVQHATSASPKPRADVPSEARVPHATPASPAPGAETPSPSPSAGTACRQPSDKETGEEVAAPGGERSPPQPAGTMESGEAVQTEF
- the SLC31A2 gene encoding protein SLC31A2 — its product is MQMSFYFSDTAVLLFDFWSVHTPTGMVLSVLVILLLSMLYEAVKMGKAVLLRRALLALPRSLSWESLAEPEEGGTGPTQGRWFQYHIGQTLFHVVQVVLGYMVMLAVMSYNAWIFLGAIAGSTLGYFVVYPLLGRG